A window from Mytilus galloprovincialis chromosome 8, xbMytGall1.hap1.1, whole genome shotgun sequence encodes these proteins:
- the LOC143042864 gene encoding iduronate 2-sulfatase-like: protein MRLLLILCGLCSRLLVTECSRKNVLFLVSDDMRPQIGAYEGPDFPSSIHPPMFTPNLDALASKSLLLKRAYVQQALCSPSRTSLLTGRRPDTTHVTDLVHYFRRVGGNFTTIPEYFKMNGYESVGMGKIFHPGYLASDNDDPISWTMPYFHGTRNFESKANSWKAISDDLLKNKPLIDKQIVDHALSTLQKLAPAAKSGQKPFFVAVGFHKPHLPFVFPESFLQHYPISEIRLPNNEYAPINMPKAAWFDYTGLRSYHDISALNATGAINSTLPRDVVLDLRRAYYSALSWTDSLVGLVVNELSKLGLENDTIVSFFGDHGWQLGEHSEWCKQTNFELATHAPMMVHIPGLTDKGIVTEQLTEFVDLFPTLAEAAGLDLLPLCPDHSASIGLCREGMSLIPLVQNPNATWKNASFSQYPRVINGTSIMGYTIRTDRYRYTEWVKFTGAPTYKPQWNVSFGVELYDHQKDPDENCNGAFDPSYVQTVKQLSYLLHAGWRIALPSSEKS, encoded by the coding sequence atgCGCTTACTGTTAATACTGTGCGGCCTTTGTAGTAGACTTTTAGTGACCGAGTGCAGCCGGAAGAATGTTTTATTCCTCGTTTCTGATGACATGCGTCCGCAAATAGGAGCTTACGAAGGACCGGATTTCCCGTCATCCATTCATCCTCCGATGTTCACTCCGAATTTAGATGCACTGGCGTCAAAAAGTTTGCTATTAAAACGTGCTTATGTACAGCAAGCTCTGTGTTCTCCGAGTAGAACGTCACTTCTGACGGGACGTCGTCCGGACACAACACATGTAACCGATTTAGTTCATTACTTCCGTAGAGTTGGCGGGAATTTCACAACCATCCCAGAGTATTTCAAAATGAACGGATATGAATCAGTTGGAATGGGGAAGATATTTCATCCTGGGTACCTTGCGTCTGATAATGACGATCCAATATCATGGACAATGCCATATTTTCATGGAACACGTAATTTTGAATCAAAGGCAAACAGCTGGAAAGCAATATCAGATGATCTCTTAAAAAACAAACCGCTTATTGATAAGCAAATAGTCGATCATGCTCTTTCTACATTACAAAAGCTTGCACCTGCAGCAAAATCAGGACAAAAGCCTTTCTTTGTCGCTGTTGGCTTCCATAAACCGCATCTTCCGTTCGTTTTCCCGGAATCTTTCCTGCAACATTATCCAATAAGCGAGATTAGACTTCCGAATAATGAATATGCACCAATCAATATGCCGAAAGCTGCTTGGTTTGATTATACTGGTTTACGATCCTATCATGACATTAGTGCATTGAATGCTACAGGTGCAATTAATTCAACGTTGCCTCGGGATGTTGTTCTTGACCTACGTCGTGCATATTATAGCGCTTTAAGTTGGACAGATTCATTGGTCGGTCTTGTTGTTAATGAACTCTCTAAGTTAGGTCTTGAAAACGATACAATTGTATCATTCTTTGGCGATCATGGTTGGCAGCTAGGAGAACATTCCGAATGGTGCAAACAAACAAATTTTGAACTTGCAACGCATGCGCCAATGATGGTACATATCCCTGGTCTGACCGACAAGGGAATAGTGACAGAGCAGCTCACGGAATTTGTTGACCTTTTTCCAACCTTGGCTGAGGCAGCTGGACTTGACCTTTTACCTTTGTGTCCGGACCACTCTGCAAGCATTGGACTTTGTCGTGAAGGAATGAGTTTAATACCTTTAGTTCAAAATCCAAACGCAACATGGAAGAACGCCTCATTTTCTCAATATCCAAGAGTCATAAATGGAACGAGCATCATGGGATATACGATTCGAACAGACCGTTATAGATACACTGAGTGGGTAAAGTTTACCGGAGCCCCAACATATAAGCCTCAGTGGAATGTATCGTTTGGTGTTGAACTTTATGACCACCAAAAAGATCCAGATGAGAACTGTAATGGAGCTTTTGACCCGTCCTATGTACAAACTGTTAAACAATTAAGTTATTTACTTCATGCAGGATGGAGGATAGCATTGCCATCAAGTGAGAAATCGTAA